The genomic interval TTCATCTTTGATCATAAATGCACCATTAAAAGTGGTGACGGGAATGTTTTCCATATCTTTCTTCATGATCTCTTCGTTAATCGAAATATTTGGTAATAATATCGTCTTTGTATGTTCATTAAATTGATAAATAAGCTCTTGTAATGAAACAGGAGGAATGGAAGAATATTGTTCCTGCATATATTCAGGCTGACTCATTCGAGATACTGTGAAAGGGTAATTAAAAGGAACTTTTGTTGTAAAAATTTCGTTTATTGGTTTTTCCGTACCATAAGCTAAACCTGTTAATCGGATGTTGAAATTTGTATCTAAACCTTGTAAGGTTTTATCTAATTTATTTTCTAATAATGACTTCCCAAAAACAAATACACTGATTTGGTCATAGTTAACTGGAATTTGTATTCCTTGATAAATCTTTGTAAAAGCATCTTCAACAGTTTCTCCTTTTCCCTCTCCTAACCATACCTGGCCAGGCTGGTCACTTTTCCCCTGTTCTGTTTTCGCAACATTTGAAAAATCTAAGAATTGTAAGGTGACGTGATATTCATTATCTTTATAGTCAATTCCAAGCCCGACAGCATAAGCTTCATATTGAATTTCTTCAATATTCGTACAACCACAAAGGAATATACTAATAAATGTCATGAAAACTAGCTTTCTCATTTATTCACCCGATCTCGTACCATCTTTTATGAACAAAGATGCATTTCTTTTTTTCGAGAATAAAAAAGGGAAACGGAAGAAACTAAACAAAATATCCTTTCCATCTTGGGAAGTTATTTCAGCTAATAAAGGAATTCCAAAAGACTTTAATTTTGATATATAGAGGAAAACGAACAGAAGACTTAAGAAAAATCCATATATCCCTAAGAAATAACTGAATAAAAGAACAAACACTCTTACGTAGAAAAGGTTGCCTGATAAGGATTGGTTAACAAGCGTAAAGCTGGAAATGGCTGTTATCCCAATCACGACAAGCATTGTTGGAGAGGTAATGCCTCCTCTTATAGCAGCATCACCTATGATCAACCCTCCAAGAACGGCAACAGTTTGACCAATCCCTTTAGGCAAGCGGGCACCCCCTTCTTTAAACAACTCAAACATGACGAGCATAATAAGACCTTCTATTAATGGTGAAAATGGCAGGCCTGATCTGGAAACACTAATGGTCGCTATAAATGGAAGTGGTAACTGTCCTACATTATGTGTGATTAAAGCTGTATAAAAACCCGGCAGAAATGTTGTCGTAAATAACCCTAAAAAACGCAGCGATCTTTCTAAGGAGGCAAAATAAAAGCTTGTATTATCATCCTCAGGAGTTTTAAACAATAATGAAAGATCTACTGGTGCAATTAAAACAGTTGGTGCTCCATCAACGACAATGGCAAATCTCCCCTGGTTGATAGACTGTGTGACGAAATCTGCTCTACCTGAATAGTCTATTAAGGGAATAAGCGAAAATTTGTTATCGATCAAGTACTCCATTAACATAGAAGAGCTTGTTAAAATATCTACATCTAAACGATTAAGTCTGCCCTGAATATCTTTTAAGATATTCTCGTTAAGTATATCTTTAATATAAAGAAGGGATACTTTAGTATTTGTTCTTTTCCCAATTGTATAATCTTCAATAACTAATGATGAGGTACGTAATCTCCTCCTGATTAACCCAATATTAGTTGTAATATCTTCGACAAATCCATCCTTCGGGCCACGAATCGAAACTTCTGCAACAGACTCATCCGGCTGTCTCGATGGGAATTTACTAATATTATAAAAATAAAGATGCTCTCCGAAAGGAACTACCATTAGCTTCCCAGATAAAACAGCCTCTTCAATTTTTTCTGAAGTCATTGATTCTTTCAGATGAGTTTCCATTTGAATGGAATTATAAAGTGAGTTCGTTCTCATATCGGTTCCTGGAATGGATAATGCTTGGATCAGACTAGCATCCGTTAAAGAATCGCAATACACAAATAAGAATCTTTCATCATTTATATTTTCTGTTTTTACTTTAATATCCGTTGATTGGTTGAAAAGCTGCTGAAGCATGTCAACGGAAAAAATCTGCTCATTCACGAACCACTCACCTCTTTATTCCATTTTTGTTTATGTTTCGATAAGTATATAGCTATCATCGTTATTTGCAGGATTATTAACAGAAATGATATCGGTCTAAAATAACCAAAGATCACGATTGTCATAAGGCTTTGATCAACAGGAATGATACAGCTAACAAACAAAATGATATAAATGATTCTGATTATTTTTTTTCTGTGTTTTCCTTTTGCTAAAATCCGGCTTGAAATGTAAACAAACAAGCTGATTCTAATTGCACCACCTGAAAGCCATTGAAAAATGGCAAGAAAATCAGTATGGGAAAAATATCTGCCAATAGACATTAAACGCCATTGTTCATAAGCAGGATAGCGATAGGTAGCTGCCTGTTGAGGACCAAATTCTACAATTGCCCCGATTGTTGGTCCGATCATTAAGCCTATAATAATGATTCCAACAATGTATAATTGCTTTCGTGTCACAGCCTTTTTTAAAACAGGCGTCAAAAAAATTATGATAAATAACTCCAAGATCGGTAATGCCGTATAGATAAGCCCCTGTGCTATTGGTAAGAAACCATCTGAAAACAGCGGAAAAAGCAGTTCATAATTTTTTTTCTTCATATTGGCAAAAGAAATAAAAAATCCTAAAAATATCACGAATGGACAAAGAAGACTGCTTAAAATTCCAATTGAAAACAATCCCGCTTCCGTACAGATTAAACAGAAAATAAGCAGGGTGATTGCTAAGATGAAACTGTTAAAGCCTTGCATATAGCTTAATTGTGACCAATATATAATATCTTTTGCTGTAATAAAGGCATTAATCAGCATATACAAAACTATGGGAAAAAGCAGTATGTAATAAAACAAAGAGTTTCCTTGATTTCTTATAAGGTGAATGATCGACCGTCTGTTTATCATTTTTATAATCTTATAAAGCACTAATATCCATAAAGGAAGGATAAGTATATTTAATAATATACTTATCCACGCATCTCTTTTAACAAGAGATAATATTCCAGGAATGATTTCGACATGTGCAAATAGACCGACAGAAAGTAAAATCACATACATGACCGAGATAAATCTTATTGTGTTCTGCATTTTCTATGTTCCTTTTTCCCCTAGTATTTTCCGGTTCATCAAAAATATTCTTTCTACTAGAGGTAGAAATGGGCTTGTAATGGAACACAAAGAGCAAATTCTTAACATAAAAAAGCTCCAGATCAATGATGATCTGAAGCTTTTTACAATTATTTTAATGTTCGTTTTAAAAATTCCCTCGTACGTTCCTGTGTAGGATGATTGAAAATTTGCTCAGGACTTCCTTCTTCCGCAATAACTCCCTTATCCATAAAGACAACACGATCAGATACTTCCTTCGCAAATTCCATTTCATGTGTGACGATCAACATCGTTAGCCCTGTTTTAGCAAGCTCCTTCATAACTTTAAGAACTTCGCCAACCATCTCTGGGTCAAGTGCTGAAGTTGGTTCATCAAATAACATCACATCAGGTTCCATTGAAAGGGCACGGGCTATTGCTACACGTTGTTTTTGACCGCCTGATAATTGTCTTGGTTTGGCGTTCATGTATTTATCCATCCCAACGACTTTCAAATATTTCATTGCCACTTTCTCGGCCTCTTCCTTAGAACGCTTCAACACTTTTACTTGACCTACAACACAATTTCCAAGGACATTATGATTGTTAAATAAGTTAAATTGCTGAAAGACCATCCCTAAATGCTGACGATATGAGTTGATATCATGCTTATCGTCTAAAATATTTTCACCATTATAGATAATTTGACCGCCGCTTGGTTTTTCTAGCAAATTAATACAACGAAGAAGAGT from Metabacillus sediminilitoris carries:
- a CDS encoding Ger(x)C family spore germination protein, coding for MRKLVFMTFISIFLCGCTNIEEIQYEAYAVGLGIDYKDNEYHVTLQFLDFSNVAKTEQGKSDQPGQVWLGEGKGETVEDAFTKIYQGIQIPVNYDQISVFVFGKSLLENKLDKTLQGLDTNFNIRLTGLAYGTEKPINEIFTTKVPFNYPFTVSRMSQPEYMQEQYSSIPPVSLQELIYQFNEHTKTILLPNISINEEIMKKDMENIPVTTFNGAFMIKDEEMKGLLTNNDLTGFIHVNNESDRTTLVLNDRKEEHVQIELLKPKLKRIMKKNENDIVIGLHIKVSAIIRESSENILSKKMKKQLEKEIKNKAYEAYMKSKEMGGDIFQFEDYIYRYMHNDWKKLHENQEFPTLEKEDIHVSVRPLKSINKINSGINPLIK
- a CDS encoding spore germination protein, coding for MNEQIFSVDMLQQLFNQSTDIKVKTENINDERFLFVYCDSLTDASLIQALSIPGTDMRTNSLYNSIQMETHLKESMTSEKIEEAVLSGKLMVVPFGEHLYFYNISKFPSRQPDESVAEVSIRGPKDGFVEDITTNIGLIRRRLRTSSLVIEDYTIGKRTNTKVSLLYIKDILNENILKDIQGRLNRLDVDILTSSSMLMEYLIDNKFSLIPLIDYSGRADFVTQSINQGRFAIVVDGAPTVLIAPVDLSLLFKTPEDDNTSFYFASLERSLRFLGLFTTTFLPGFYTALITHNVGQLPLPFIATISVSRSGLPFSPLIEGLIMLVMFELFKEGGARLPKGIGQTVAVLGGLIIGDAAIRGGITSPTMLVVIGITAISSFTLVNQSLSGNLFYVRVFVLLFSYFLGIYGFFLSLLFVFLYISKLKSFGIPLLAEITSQDGKDILFSFFRFPFLFSKKRNASLFIKDGTRSGE
- a CDS encoding GerAB/ArcD/ProY family transporter — encoded protein: MQNTIRFISVMYVILLSVGLFAHVEIIPGILSLVKRDAWISILLNILILPLWILVLYKIIKMINRRSIIHLIRNQGNSLFYYILLFPIVLYMLINAFITAKDIIYWSQLSYMQGFNSFILAITLLIFCLICTEAGLFSIGILSSLLCPFVIFLGFFISFANMKKKNYELLFPLFSDGFLPIAQGLIYTALPILELFIIIFLTPVLKKAVTRKQLYIVGIIIIGLMIGPTIGAIVEFGPQQAATYRYPAYEQWRLMSIGRYFSHTDFLAIFQWLSGGAIRISLFVYISSRILAKGKHRKKIIRIIYIILFVSCIIPVDQSLMTIVIFGYFRPISFLLIILQITMIAIYLSKHKQKWNKEVSGS
- a CDS encoding amino acid ABC transporter ATP-binding protein, producing MEKVIEVQHLSKSYGTHEVLKDIDFTVNKGEVVTIIGSSGSGKSTLLRCINLLEKPSGGQIIYNGENILDDKHDINSYRQHLGMVFQQFNLFNNHNVLGNCVVGQVKVLKRSKEEAEKVAMKYLKVVGMDKYMNAKPRQLSGGQKQRVAIARALSMEPDVMLFDEPTSALDPEMVGEVLKVMKELAKTGLTMLIVTHEMEFAKEVSDRVVFMDKGVIAEEGSPEQIFNHPTQERTREFLKRTLK